A section of the Arcobacter roscoffensis genome encodes:
- a CDS encoding ABC transporter permease, which produces MNLFTDGFNEAIELLVSGNESVYSAIITTVTVSSWSLLISLLIGLPLGFALGYYNFPGKAVVRTIVDTLLALPTVVIGLVAYTMLSRVGPFGEYDLLFSQQAIIIGQIVLGLPIIIALTATQVEAVDKRLYISLKGLGATSFQILNATLVEARFGIMTAAVTAYGRIVTEIGISMMVGGNIKYHTRTVTTAIALETGKGEFVTGIALGLVLFAVALMVNIALSMLKRKWTQ; this is translated from the coding sequence ATGAATCTTTTTACTGATGGCTTTAATGAAGCGATAGAACTACTTGTATCTGGAAATGAGAGTGTTTATTCTGCGATTATTACGACAGTTACTGTATCTTCTTGGTCTTTACTTATAAGCTTACTAATAGGTCTTCCTTTAGGCTTTGCTTTGGGATATTATAACTTCCCAGGCAAGGCAGTGGTTAGAACTATTGTAGATACACTTCTTGCTTTACCAACTGTTGTTATTGGTTTAGTTGCTTATACAATGTTATCAAGGGTAGGACCTTTTGGTGAGTATGATTTACTTTTTTCTCAACAAGCAATAATAATAGGACAAATAGTTTTAGGTTTGCCTATTATTATTGCTTTAACAGCCACGCAAGTTGAAGCAGTTGATAAAAGACTTTATATCTCTTTGAAAGGTTTAGGTGCTACATCTTTTCAGATATTAAATGCAACTTTAGTAGAAGCTAGATTTGGAATTATGACAGCGGCAGTTACAGCATATGGACGAATTGTGACTGAAATTGGTATTTCTATGATGGTTGGTGGAAATATCAAATATCACACAAGAACTGTTACTACTGCAATTGCTTTAGAGACTGGTAAAGGTGAGTTTGTAACTGGAATTGCATTAGGTCTTGTGCTTTTTGCTGTTGCTCTTATGGTAAATATTGCATTGTCAATGCTTAAAAGGAAATGGACACAATGA
- a CDS encoding energy-coupling factor ABC transporter ATP-binding protein, translating into MSLYKLSNVEQYYDGRRVLSIDNLTLDENQIIGFFGPNGSGKSTLFSLLSFIDKPSLGNVSFNGLCNSKLDFETRQSVVMVPQNPYLLKRTVYENIVYGLKLRKQTDNLDEKVLEALSLVGLDNSFSKRKWSQLSGGESQRVALAARLILKPKVLILDEPTTGVDTNSAQLIKEAILTAKQKYNTTILISSHDHNWLNHICDRKVALFNGSLVEAGGVNLLFSPWQKNEDGNLVKHFIDGQRLEIKNSKSKKRDAVAMINCDSINICRVDCEEMKDENTLIAEVSSIQQLNGLDDLLIEFTISGISFNCKISRKLMQEQSFLPGDKINVNIDTTKVCWI; encoded by the coding sequence ATGAGTTTATATAAATTAAGTAATGTTGAACAATACTATGATGGAAGAAGAGTTTTATCAATAGATAATCTAACTTTAGATGAAAATCAAATAATAGGATTTTTTGGTCCAAATGGAAGTGGTAAATCAACACTCTTTTCTCTTTTATCTTTTATAGATAAACCAAGCTTAGGAAATGTATCCTTTAATGGCTTATGTAATAGCAAACTTGATTTTGAAACAAGACAAAGTGTAGTAATGGTACCTCAAAATCCATATCTTTTAAAAAGAACAGTTTATGAAAATATAGTTTATGGTTTGAAACTTAGAAAACAAACAGATAATTTAGATGAAAAAGTCTTAGAAGCTTTGAGTTTAGTAGGACTTGATAACTCTTTTTCAAAAAGAAAATGGAGTCAACTTTCAGGTGGGGAGTCTCAAAGAGTAGCACTTGCTGCAAGACTTATATTAAAACCAAAAGTTCTGATACTAGATGAACCAACAACAGGAGTTGATACAAATTCTGCGCAGTTGATAAAAGAAGCAATTTTAACAGCAAAACAAAAGTACAACACAACTATTTTAATCTCAAGTCATGATCATAACTGGCTTAATCATATCTGTGATAGGAAAGTTGCTTTATTTAATGGAAGTTTAGTTGAAGCAGGGGGAGTTAATCTTCTTTTTTCACCTTGGCAAAAAAATGAAGATGGAAATTTAGTAAAGCATTTTATAGATGGGCAAAGATTAGAAATAAAAAATAGTAAAAGTAAAAAAAGAGATGCAGTTGCTATGATAAATTGTGATTCTATAAATATATGTAGAGTAGATTGTGAAGAAATGAAAGATGAAAATACATTAATTGCAGAAGTAAGCTCTATTCAACAGCTTAATGGTTTAGATGATTTATTAATAGAGTTTACAATTTCAGGAATTAGTTTTAACTGTAAAATTTCAAGAAAACTAATGCAAGAACAAAGTTTTCTACCAGGCGATAAAATCAATGTAAATATTGATACTACTAAGGTTTGTTGGATTTAA
- a CDS encoding rhodanese-like domain-containing protein, translating to MNEQIKHYEDKLKYEIDSWDLNIALKEDKNIIVIDARSNEAYEYERIPNSINLPHRTMTEETLINLDKDIIYITYCDGIGCNASTKGALNMAKLGFKVKELIGGLDWWIRDGYQTDGKNARKASSISCGC from the coding sequence ATGAATGAACAAATAAAACACTATGAAGATAAGCTAAAGTATGAGATTGATTCATGGGATTTAAATATTGCATTAAAAGAAGATAAAAATATTATTGTAATTGATGCAAGATCTAATGAGGCTTATGAGTATGAAAGAATTCCTAATTCTATAAATTTACCCCACAGAACAATGACTGAAGAAACTTTAATAAACTTAGATAAAGATATAATTTATATTACTTATTGTGATGGAATAGGATGTAATGCTTCTACTAAAGGGGCTTTAAATATGGCGAAATTAGGTTTTAAAGTAAAAGAGTTAATAGGTGGACTAGACTGGTGGATTAGAGATGGTTACCAAACAGATGGTAAAAATGCAAGAAAAGCTAGTAGTATCTCTTGTGGATGTTAA